The Chitinophagales bacterium genome includes a region encoding these proteins:
- a CDS encoding T9SS type A sorting domain-containing protein: MKRCLLASFLLLICTLKGVSGPHNVTQLSAFYRSGQVFITWQNLPDTLNYYNVYRSEYAITSPQQLSKAEYLGYTGFASAKDHQLSHHDGYDEYLSIDSGMSTLAPGTGLFVATTLKEGKYFYAVTVMKNGMEENLIIPGVNSLSSAVTEKVASARPVYQQSRAMPYGTVEIYTLFTSMKYSVDQPPMNRAGYFTTDIAVNRNPHAGLQPLRIKFHAGGSDFLTTGLVPAADEIVLSPEDFFPSVNNAAWWGSNENFDLFNDANNQLPPQSGVDYNYMQQSINIILDWVEMTMPVDTNRIYLEGTSFGAIGAFFFAMTYPERIAAVKLTVGCFNLAFQNDSNKVCTLNTGNGNRTTGDNRMGTVSAGLMSNLGYPVYNLLDGGWLAHNFEAKSFPVIYSINGKRDTMVGWTEKTMFYDSVNAYHLGGYFFFDNRTHSGNGSTWNDSNFDIFRYRKNASYPAFSDCSINEDAGNGSAASGALFGSVNGFLDWKDAVTESATQWSATVFIRDLKKSSGEIVKAPSSCNVGITPRRLQLFSPEAGDEIAWTVSHGEQIIQSGMLYYAGGSITIPDVTVFKDSVKISIVNLTQQDAIGFDTASMLIYPNPFSSTTSIRWEQTTAGKCTIRIFDIGGRWVSTLVDQEVDTGAHQVNWNGYDYSSRIIANGIYFVKMETQGVSLVRKLIVQR; encoded by the coding sequence ATGAAGCGCTGCCTCCTTGCCTCCTTCCTGCTGTTGATCTGCACGCTGAAAGGAGTATCCGGGCCTCATAACGTCACTCAACTTTCCGCTTTTTACCGAAGCGGACAGGTATTCATCACCTGGCAGAATCTTCCGGATACACTTAATTATTATAATGTTTACCGGTCGGAATATGCCATCACTTCACCGCAACAGCTTAGCAAAGCAGAATACCTGGGTTACACCGGTTTTGCATCGGCCAAAGACCATCAGTTATCGCATCATGATGGTTATGATGAATATCTTTCTATTGACTCGGGAATGTCAACACTTGCGCCGGGCACCGGACTTTTTGTTGCCACCACATTAAAGGAAGGGAAATACTTCTATGCCGTCACCGTGATGAAAAACGGCATGGAAGAAAACCTGATTATTCCTGGGGTGAACAGTCTTAGTTCTGCCGTTACAGAAAAAGTTGCCAGCGCCCGGCCTGTTTACCAGCAATCACGCGCGATGCCTTATGGTACGGTGGAGATCTATACGCTCTTCACCAGTATGAAATACAGTGTAGACCAACCGCCAATGAACCGAGCCGGTTATTTTACCACCGACATTGCAGTAAACAGGAATCCGCATGCCGGACTTCAGCCGCTTCGCATAAAATTTCATGCAGGTGGCAGCGACTTCCTGACCACCGGGCTGGTGCCTGCTGCGGATGAGATTGTATTAAGTCCTGAAGACTTCTTTCCTTCCGTCAATAATGCTGCGTGGTGGGGCAGCAATGAAAATTTTGATCTGTTCAACGATGCAAATAATCAACTGCCTCCGCAATCCGGAGTCGATTACAACTATATGCAACAAAGCATAAACATCATACTGGATTGGGTGGAAATGACAATGCCTGTTGATACCAACAGGATATATCTTGAGGGGACATCCTTCGGCGCAATCGGTGCCTTCTTCTTTGCCATGACCTATCCTGAACGCATTGCAGCAGTGAAACTGACAGTAGGTTGTTTTAACCTTGCCTTTCAAAATGATTCAAACAAAGTATGCACCCTGAATACCGGCAATGGCAACCGGACTACAGGCGATAACCGCATGGGAACAGTGAGTGCCGGCCTGATGAGCAACCTTGGCTATCCTGTGTACAATTTGCTCGACGGCGGCTGGCTGGCGCATAATTTTGAGGCAAAAAGCTTTCCCGTCATTTATAGTATTAATGGAAAGCGTGATACGATGGTGGGCTGGACAGAAAAAACAATGTTTTACGATTCCGTGAATGCCTATCACCTGGGCGGCTACTTTTTTTTTGATAACCGGACCCATAGCGGGAACGGCTCAACCTGGAATGACAGCAACTTTGATATTTTCAGATATAGAAAAAACGCATCTTATCCCGCGTTCTCCGATTGCAGTATCAATGAAGACGCTGGAAATGGCAGCGCAGCAAGTGGTGCATTATTCGGCTCGGTGAACGGTTTTCTTGATTGGAAGGATGCAGTCACGGAATCTGCTACACAATGGTCTGCTACTGTATTTATTCGGGACCTGAAAAAATCTTCGGGTGAGATAGTGAAAGCGCCATCGTCCTGTAACGTCGGAATCACTCCGAGGAGGCTTCAGTTATTTTCACCCGAAGCAGGAGATGAAATCGCCTGGACTGTTTCGCATGGAGAACAGATTATCCAATCAGGGATGTTGTATTATGCAGGTGGATCAATTACTATTCCTGATGTAACGGTCTTTAAGGATTCGGTAAAAATTTCCATCGTCAATCTTACTCAGCAGGATGCAATCGGGTTTGACACAGCATCAATGCTGATTTATCCTAATCCGTTTTCCAGCACAACCAGCATTCGCTGGGAACAGACAACAGCAGGCAAATGCACCATCCGTATTTTTGATATCGGAGGCCGGTGGGTAAGTACTTTAGTGGATCAGGAAGTAGATACCGGTGCACACCAGGTTAATTGGAATGGTTATGACTATAGTAGCCGCATAATAGCCAACGGTATCTATTTTGTAAAAATGGAAACACAGGGTGTATCGCTTGTCAGGAAACTTATTGTACAACGGTAA